A genomic segment from Aspergillus puulaauensis MK2 DNA, chromosome 1, nearly complete sequence encodes:
- a CDS encoding acyl--CoA ligase (COG:I;~EggNog:ENOG410PIBU;~InterPro:IPR000873,IPR020845,IPR042099,IPR025110;~PFAM:PF00501,PF13193): MAYSSVFPPLDIPRSNILSYLYPANQTVSNQPIWIDANDPNNSLSPRQMLSWVRRLGYGLDRLGVGKGEVVMIYTPNHIFVPVAYQGIVGSGRIFSGANPIYTQFEIEHQIKDAGVKTILVHPSLVSTAVAAASRVGLSKERIFQFSDYPCTPKEGVLDWRNMIGTEEEASRWKWDEMVDSSVSTAATINYSSGTTGLPKGVCVSHYNLVANVEQTIFMRDRELPHALVPASRPEERWVGFLPLYHAYGQLYACLMAPKLGFPVYIMRKFVYEEFLDVIQRYRITHLQVAPPILIMLDKRPETSRYDLSSVKNILCGAAPLSLDLQNRIQKRFRTNVVQGWGMTEVTCGAIHVPGGLYDESGSVGQLDPNCECKLLDEDGRPVPAGEPGELHVRGPNICLGYWRNDEATKASLDGDGWLKTGDIMVVKDNWFWVVDRKKELIKVNALQVSPAELEAVLLAHDSIADAGVVGVMLDGQECPRAYVQAKDEARGRLSAVQIQEYMKDRVAKHKQLTGGVQFVDEVPRLASGKIQRKTLKEWARKDAAIRAKL, encoded by the exons ATGGCCTACAGCTCGGTATTCCCCCCGCTGGACATTCCCAGGTCGAACATCCTGTCGTATCTCTACCCAGCAAACCAGACAGTGTCCAACCAACCGATATGGATCGATGCCAATGACCCCAACAATTCACTCTCGCCCCGGCAGATGCTGTCCTGGGTAAGACGACTGGGATATGGACTGGACCGTCTGGGGGTGGGGAAAGGCGAGGTGGTCATGATATACACGCCAAACCACATCTTCGTGCCGGTCGCATATCAAGGAATCGTGGGTTCAGGGCGCATCTTCAGCGGGGCGAACCCGATATACACGCAGTTTGAGATTGAACATCAAATTAAAGATGCCGGTGTCAAGACGATCCTCGTGCATCCAAGCCTGGTGTCTACGGcggttgctgctgcatcgCGAGTCGGACTGTCAAAGGAGCGCATCTTCCAGTTCTCGGATTATCCCTGCACGCCGAAAGAAGGTGTTTTGGACTGGAGAAACATGATTgggactgaggaagaggcgagCAGGTGGAAATGGGACGAAATGGTGGACTCGTCTGTGtcgacagcagcaacgaTCAACTATTCCTCTGGCACGACCGGCCTGCCCAAGGGAGTCTGTGTCTCCCATTACAACCTCGTCGCAAATGTTGAGCAGACCATCTTCATGCGCGATCGAGAGCTGCCTCATGCGCTGGTGCCTGCGAGTCGACCGGAAGAGCGATGGGTTGGCTTTCTGCCCTTGTATCATGCATACG gaCAGCTGTACGCCTGCCTGATGGCCCCAAAGCTGGGCTTCCCAGTCTACATCATGCGCAAGTTCGTCTACGAAGAGTTCCTGGACGTGATCCAGCGATATCGCATCACGCATCTGCAGGTGGCGCCTCCCATTCTGATCATGCTGGACAAGAGGCCTGAGACTTCGCGGTATGATCTGAGCAGCGTCAAGAATATTCTCTGTGGCGCGGCTCCTCTGTCGTTGGACTTGCAGAACAGGATCCAGAAGCGCTTCCGCACGAACGTCGTGCAGGGCTGGGGAATGACAGAGGTGACATGCGGTGCAATCCATGTCCCTGGCGGTCTCTACGACGAGTCTGGAAGTGTTGGACAGTTGGATCCGAACTGCGAGTGtaagctgctggatgaggatgggcgCCCGGTGCCAGCTGGTGAGCCTGGTGAACTGCATGTTCGAGGACCCAATATCTGCCTTGGATACTGGAGGAACGACGAAGCGACGAAGGCGAGTCTAGACGGCGATGGGTGGCTGAAAACCGGCGACATCATGGTCGTCAAGGATAACTGGTTCTGGGTCGTGGATCGCAAGAAGGAGTTGATCAAGGTCAATGCACTGCAGGTGTCCCCAGCAGAGCTCGAGGCCGTGCTTCTGGCCCACGATAGCATTGCAGACGCTGGAGTAGTTGGTGTAATGCTTGACGGCCAAGAATGCCCGCGGGCTTACGTTCAAGCAAAGGACGAGGCGCGTGGGAGACTTTCTGCAGTACAGATCCAGGAATACATGAAGGACCGTGTCGCAAAGCACAAGCAGCTGACTGGGGGAGTCCAGTTTGTCGACGAAGTGCCCAGACTGGCCAGTGGGAAGATCCAGCGAAAGACCTTGAAGGAATGGGCGCGCAAAGACGCTGCCATTAGAGCAAAGTTATAG
- a CDS encoding uncharacterized protein (COG:I;~EggNog:ENOG410PUSM;~InterPro:IPR006091,IPR009075,IPR037069,IPR009100, IPR036250,IPR013786;~PFAM:PF02770,PF00441,PF02771,PF08028;~go_function: GO:0016627 - oxidoreductase activity, acting on the CH-CH group of donors [Evidence IEA];~go_function: GO:0050660 - flavin adenine dinucleotide binding [Evidence IEA];~go_process: GO:0055114 - oxidation-reduction process [Evidence IEA]), whose amino-acid sequence MTGNKPDTAALPFSKYPTWAVASLRPIAIEKIQAVHDWVETKCIPAQGIMKAQLAKDRWKMPPLMKELRAEAKARGLFNLFLPNHFAESPGLTNLEYACCAELMGKVYWAAQTMNCHAPETGNIELLAKYCNEQQKEQWLKPLLRGDFASAYSMTEPDVASSDATNISIRIRREGDEYVINGRKLFANAKWNPEVKLYILMGCTDPTNPDPWRRHSMLLVPSDTPGLRMRQNLSIMGYDCAPEGHGEYIYENVRIPVANVILGEGRAFEIAQGRLGPGRIHHCMRLIGQCELAYEYALVRATDKRKQPRGKLIGQFDSNIERIAQMRLELDALRLVVFNAAHTMDASGNKSGRYVIAQSKILVPIAVARIIDECMQLYGGQGLTQHTPLPEMWTYARFVRLADGPDAAHRHQVGRDQLKTADSVLARHAQYFEIAQELKKQFGLEDELADDCTWEYINIPGAQPKL is encoded by the coding sequence ATGACTGGGAACAAACCCGACACCGCTGCGCTGCCGTTCAGCAAATATCCAACATGGGCTGTCGCAAGCCTGCGACCGATCGCCATCGAGAAAATTCAGGCCGTCCACGACTGGGTTGAGACGAAATGTATCCCAGCACAGGGGATCATGAAGGCACAGCTGGCGAAGGACCGGTGGAAGATGCCACCGCTGATGAAGGAGCTGCGGGCTGAGGCGAAGGCGCGCGGGCTCTTCAATTTATTTCTACCAAACCACTTTGCAGAGTCTCCTGGCCTCACGAATCTGGAGTACGCATGTTGCGCAGAGCTCATGGGGAAGGTATATTGGGCTGCGCAGACCATGAACTGCCACGCGCCAGAGACCGGAAACATCGAGCTGCTCGCCAAATACTGCAatgagcagcagaaggagcagTGGCTGAAGCCTCTTTTGAGAGGAGACTTTGCCTCTGCCTACTCCATGACCGAGCCAGACGTGGCCTCGTCTGACGCGACGAATATCTCGATCAGAATCCGGCGTGAGGGAGACGAGTACGTGATCAACGGCCGCAAGCTGTTTGCAAATGCCAAATGGAACCCCGAGGTCAAGCTGTATATCCTGATGGGATGCACAGATCCGACGAATCCAGACCCCTGGAGGCGCCATTCCATGCTCCTGGTGCCGAGTGATACTCCCGGTCTGCGCATGCGCCAGAATCTGTCTATCATGGGCTACGACTGCGCCCCGGAAGGCCATGGGGAGTACATCTACGAGAATGTCCGCATACCAGTCGCGAATGTTATCCTCGGCGAAGGGAGAGCATTTGAGATTGCGCAGGGCCGGCTGGGACCAGGGCGCATCCACCACTGTATGCGATTGATCGGGCAGTGCGAGCTGGCATACGAGTACGCTCTCGTGCGCGCGACAGATAAACGGAAACAGCCTCGAGGGAAGCTCATAGGGCAGTTTGACAGCAATATAGAGCGCATTGCGCAGATGCGACTGGAGTTGGATGCATTGCGCCTGGTGGTCTTCAATGCAGCGCATACAATGGATGCCTCTGGCAACAAGAGCGGTCGATATGTCATTGCACAGAGCAAGATCCTTGTCCCGATTGCAGTCGCCAGAATCATCGACGAATGCATGCAGCTCTACGGGGGACAGGGCCTCACGCAGCACACTCCGTTGCCAGAGATGTGGACGTACGCCAGATTTGTGCGTCTCGCGGATGGACCAGATGCTGCCCACCGTCACCAGGTTGGGAGAGACCAGCTGAAGACGGCCGATAGCGTCCTGGCAAGGCATGCGCAGTACTTTGAGATTGCgcaggagctgaagaagcagttTGGACTGGAGGACGAGCTGGCAGACGACTGCACCTGGGAGTATATCAACATCCCGGGTGCCCAACCCAAGCTCTAG
- a CDS encoding alpha/beta hydrolase (CAZy:CE10;~COG:V;~EggNog:ENOG410PNXV;~InterPro:IPR029058,IPR013094;~MEROPS:MER0034665;~PFAM:PF07859;~go_function: GO:0016787 - hydrolase activity [Evidence IEA]), whose translation MTKPECAPAWQKASSPSQYGTATNNKQFLDELGESVALDGSLSDIQNRWGEIIQTMLTKYTLPEPDQTVHTQDVTVRDIWLRVYTPPGTTANKPVGIYFHGGGWAMGSVDQEDAICRLISKHHEMTLVSVSYRLAPEYKFPTALDDCVEAVEWALANLQASSAVIIGASAGGNLAFGAALKLIDQGRGEQIDGVVSLVPITVHRDAVPEESRAQYTSYDVNANSTVNSAAAMKTFFEAYSPPPDDKYTSCLLHPNLKQLKKVYIAECGLDTLRDDARLMKEALERDGVAVSYDAYPGFPHYSWTFPSKHIDKHREEFLSQMLDGVQWVAGIQ comes from the coding sequence ATGACGAAGCCGGAATGTGCACCAGCATGGCAAAAGGCAAGTAGTCCAAGCCAATATGGAACTGCCACTAACAACAAGCAGTTCCTCGACGAACTGGGCGAGTCTGTAGCGCTCGATGGCTCGCTCAGTGATATCCAGAATCGCTGGGGAGAAATCATACAGACCATGTTAACCAAGTACACGCTGCCAGAACCAGACCAGACGGTGCACACCCAGGACGTCACTGTCAGGGACATCTGGCTCAGGGTGTACACTCCTCCTGGAACAACAGCGAACAAGCCAGTGGGCATTTACTTCCACGGCGGAGGATGGGCTATGGGCAGCGTTGACCAGGAGGACGCCATCTGTCGCCTCATAAGCAAACACCACGAAATGACGCTGGTTAGTGTCTCGTATCGACTCGCGCCGGAATACAAATTCCCGACTGCGCTCGATGACTGCGTGGAAGCAGTAGAGTGGGCGCTGGCAAATCTGCAGGCATCGTCTGCTGTTATTATCGGGGCCTCTGCAGGCGGAAATCTGGCATTCGGTGCAGCACTCAAGTTGATCGACCAGGGACGCGGCGAGCAGATCGATGGTGTAGTCTCCCTTGTTCCTATCACGGTACATCGAGACGCCGTCCCTGAGGAATCGAGAGCGCAGTACACCTCGTACGATGTCAATGCCAATTCCACTGTGAACTCTGCCGCTGCGATGAAGACATTCTTTGAGGCCTACAGCCCCCCACCAGATGACAAGTACACGTCGTGTCTTTTGCATCCGAATCTCaagcagctgaagaaggTGTACATTGCCGAGTGTGGTTTGGATACGCTGCGAGATGACGCACGTCTGATGAAGGAGGCTTTAGAAAGGGATGGCGTTGCTGTTTCCTACGATGCATATCCCGGGTTTCCTCATTACTCTTGGACTTTTCCCTCGAAGCACATTGACAAGCATCGCGAGGAGTTCCTTTCTCAGATGCTGGACGGAGTGCAGTGGGTGGCGGGCATTCAATAG
- a CDS encoding acyclic terpene utilization AtuA family protein (COG:S;~EggNog:ENOG410PW65;~InterPro:IPR010839;~PFAM:PF07287): MSPAATTRGPVRVGGASGGFSDRVCAISQLAKNGECDIIIGDWLSEMTMTVHGVGKVRNKQEAKSLSLEERVKTAMFAENFIDCFEPAIPHLYNNKVKLAVNAGASDTEILAELVKKKCEDAGCPMKVAWLEGDDVTDAVSDLVGKGEKFESLVHGKKLEEWGFEPVCAQAYLGGLGIAKALTEGADIVICGRVADASPAIGAAAWWHQWGPEQFDELASALVAGHLIECASYVCGGYYSAFKDLLRAKKHFNVGFPIAHIEHTGETLLTKEANTGGCITVGSVTSQLVYEIQGPLYYNSDVTAQLEGIRMEQVGEDQVRITGVKGLPPPPTAKVGITAPAGYQAEYHVYLVGLDIEEKAKFTEDQVRESLGPEILKKFTLLKFHVNGSSPIDARNQDLATVDFRIFAQSRDKDLLRMTNPDGFFRRSMVTFLEGVPGASLGNDMRQAEGKPYYRYWPALLPQTALRQRLHFLYDDQKIIDIPAPKITREYPRQQPSYETTNPVDLSTVGETVRAPLGYIVLGRSGDKASDCNGGFFVRHDDEWDWLRSFLTVKKIIELLGPEEYNGKPIDRFEIPHIRTVHFLLKDHMQGEYNACSSYDTLGKNFMEYIRAKTVDLPKRFLDRGRV; this comes from the exons ATGTCTCCTGCAGCAACAACGAGAGGCCCAGTGCGTGTTGGCGGCGCGAGCGGTGGATTCTCCGACAGAGTATGCGCCATCAGCCAGCTAGCCAAGAATGGCGAGTGCGATATCATCATCGGGGACTGGCTGTCTGAAATGACCATGACCGTCCATGGCGTCGGCAAAGTGCGCAACAAGCAAGAGGCCAAGTCTCTCTCGCTGGAGGAAAGGGTGAAGACCGCCATGTTCGCAGAGAACTTCATTGACTGCTTCGAACCCGCCATTCCACATCTATATAACAACAAGGTGAAGCTAGCAGTCAATGCCGGAGCCAGTGATACTGAGATTCTGGCGgagctggtgaagaagaagtgtGAGGACGCCGGTTGCCCCATGAAAGTCGCCTGGCTGGAAGGGGACGATGTGACAGATGCAGTCAGCGACTTGGTCGGCAAGGGTGAAAAGTTCGAGAGTCTCGTCCATGGCAAGAAGCTTGAGGAATGGGGATTCGAGCCCGTCTGTGCTCAGGCATACCTGGGTGGTCTTGGGATCGCCAAAGCCCTAACAGAGGGAGCTGATATCGTCATCTGCGGACGTGTTGCCGACGCATCGCCAGCGattggagcagcagcatggTGGCATCAATGGGGCCCTGAGCAGTTTGACGAGCTAGCCAGTGCCCTCGTCGCTGGCCATCTGATTGAATGCGCCTCGTATGTGTGCGGTGGCTACTACTCGGCGTTCAAGGATCTCCTGCGGGCGAAGAAGCACTTCAACGTCGGCTTTCCCATCGCCCATATTGAACATACCGGCGAGACTCTTCTGACCAAGGAAGCCAATACCGGTGGCTGCATCACAGTCGGCTCTGTGACCTCGCAGCTGGTCTACGAAATCCAAGGTCCCCTGTACTACAACTCCGATGTCACTGCACAGCTGGAGGGCATCCGCATGGAGCAGGTTGGTGAAGACCAAGTACGAATTACAGGCGTCAAAggtctccctcctcctccgacagCCAAAGTCGG GATCACCGCACCAGCAGGCTACCAGGCCGAGTACCACGTCTACCTTGTTGGGCTGGAcatcgaggagaaggcaaaGTTTACTGAAGACCAGGTCCGCGAATCCTTGGGCCCTGAGATTCTGAAGAAATTCACGCTGCTCAAGTTCCATGTCAACGGTTCGTCGCCCATCGACGCGCGCAATCAAGATCTTGCGACGGTGGACTTCCGCATCTTCGCCCAGTCTCGCGATAAAGATCTCCTGCGAATGACCAATCCAGATGGCTTCTTCCGGCGATCAATGGTGACCTTCCTCGAGGGTGTCCCG GGTGCTTCCCTTGGAAACGACATGAGACAGGCCGAGGGCAAGCCATATTACCGCTACTGGCCTGCCCTGTTGCCACAGACTGCACTCAGGCAGCGCCTGCATTTTCTATACGACGATCAGAAGATAATCGACATCCCCGCTCCCAAGATCACACGCGAGTACCCTCGCCAGCAGCCCAGCTATGAGACCACAAACCCGGTTGACCTGTCGACCGTTGGCGAGACAGTCCGGGCACCGCTGGGATACATCGTGCTTGGACGGAGTGGCGACAAGGCGTCCGACTGCAACGGCGGATTCTTCGTGCGACATGACGACGAATGGGACTGGCTACGCAGTTTCCTGACGGTCAAAAAGATCATCGAACTGCTGGGCCCAGAGGAGTACAATGGCAAGCCGATCGATCGGTTTGAGATTCCGCATATACGCACCGTCCATTTCCTGCTCAAGGACCACATGCAGGGCGAGTATAACGCGTGCTCCAGCTACGATACCTTGGGGAAGAATTTCATGGAGTATATACGGGCAAAGACAGTAGACTTGCCCAAGCGTTTCCTGGACAGGGGGCGAGTTTAG
- a CDS encoding uncharacterized protein (COG:G;~EggNog:ENOG410PVCH;~InterPro:IPR005829,IPR010573,IPR036259,IPR020846;~PFAM:PF06609,PF07690;~TransMembrane:14 (i36-60o80-107i119-138o144-163i175-198o210-228i249-270o282-304i325-344o364-382i394-412o418-444i456-475o545-563i);~go_component: GO:0016021 - integral component of membrane [Evidence IEA];~go_function: GO:0022857 - transmembrane transporter activity [Evidence IEA];~go_process: GO:0055085 - transmembrane transport [Evidence IEA]), with amino-acid sequence MSSEKIEQIHDEEVRGSAGVVETIGRKKKPRLAPQTILAIVSLCLLYNSYLFTQLMPAVILSSINADLGPDPNYPWITIWYALSLSLTLALIVVCSWNLGAAVVVTIGGRLSDIFGRRWFLISGAVFGAIGAVVGATGQTIPQMIGAGVLMGIGGGFGEMIFASVQEIVPNERRLFILGCVEISNLPAMLSPMIGYAFITHAKLGWRVCYWWMFAFEAFTAIALFFFYKPPSFETKHRDDGKTKRQLVAALDYVGVLLFLAACILLLLGLNWGGRNFAWKSAAVIVSTILSAVLFVLLGCWETYANLEYPILPPRLFKKWRDFSSIIAVTFVGGMLYYSMNILWPRQSTLLYVPTGDSTLQGVYANMVSFGTILAGTMVLTIVPRCGHERWQMIGFLVVQTGMIGSMGSVGVHDKAQAIATIIIVAATVTPPQFLAFGMMSLGLESQADIGLSQGLLCTFRLIGGAIATAIYTAIQTNTYSGIVGNNVRSAASQSGYQGSISTLLAAAETNTDAAYQQIPGITEQAIRAVQEAVKDANAVSYQRVYEIAVVFGGLAILTALTTRDIDKKRKTNETAVQLENQTEPVKAAV; translated from the exons ATGTCGTCTGAGAAGATCGAACAGATTCACGATGAAGAGGTTAGAGGCAGTGCCGGGGTCGTGGAGACGATTGGACGTAAAAAGAAGCCCCGTCTGGCACCGCAGACCATCCTAGCCATTGTC TCCCTATGCCTTTTGTATAACTCCTACCTCTTCACACAATTGATGCCCGCCGTCATCCTCTCAAGCATCAATGCGGACCTTGGACCAGATCCCAACTATCCATGGATTACTATCTGGTACGCCCTATCCCTGTCTTTGACGCTGGCTCTGATTGTTGTCTGCAGCTGGAATCTCGGAGCAGCAGTCGTCGTTACCATCGGTGGCCGTCTATCCGACATCTTCGGACGCCGCTGGTTTCTTATTTCTGGTGCAGTCTTTGGTGCAATCGGCGCAGTGGTAGGGGCCACTGGCCAGACCATTCCCCAGATGATAGGCGCCGGCGTCCTGATGGGCATTGGAGGTGGCTTTGGCGAGATGATCTTCGCCAGTGTACAGGAGATTGTGCCAAACGAACGTCGGCTGTTCATCCTAG GATGTGTGGAAATATCGAACCTCCCAGCGATGCTCAGCCCGATGATCGGATATGCCTTCATCACGCATGCCAAACTGGGCTGGCGAGTCTGCTACTGGTGGATGTTTGCTTTTGAGGCTTTCACAGCCATtgctctctttttcttctataAGCCGCCTTCCTTTGAAACGAAGCATCGCGACGACGGGAAAACCAAGAGACAGCTTGTGGCTGCCCTCGATTATGTCGGTGTCTTGCTATTCCTGGCTGCctgcatcctcctccttctaGGTCTGAACTGG GGAGGCCGCAACTTTGCATGGAAAAGTGCTGCTGTTATAGTTTCCACCATTCTCTCCGCTGTTCTCTTCGTACTCTTGGGATGCTGGGAAACATATGCCAACCTGGAATATCCCATTCTACCTCCCAGGCTGTTCAAAAAGTGGCGCGA CTTCTCTTCGATCATCGCCGTGACGTTCGTTGGTGGAATGCTCTACTACAGCATGAACAT CCTGTGGCCCCGTCAATCCACTCTTCTCTACGTCCCAACCGGCGACTCCACACTGCAGGGAGTATATGCAAACATGGTCTCCTTTGGAACAATCCTGGCCGGCACAATGGTCCTCACTATCGTACCAAGATGTGGCCACGAGCGGTGGCAGATGATTGGATTCCTTGTAGTCCAGACTGGCATGATAGGGTCAATGGGTTCAGTGGGTGTCCATGACAAGGCGCAGGCCATTGCGACGATTATCATTGTTGCTGCAACAGTGACACCACCGCAGTTTCTCGCATTCGGCATGATGTCCCTCGGGCTTGAATCACAGGCTGATAT TGGGCTCAGCCAAGGACTGTTGTGCACCTTCCGGCTGATCGGTGGCGCCATTGCCACAGCCATTTACACGGCTATCCAAACAAACACTTACAGTGGCATCGTCGGCAATAATGTGCGCTCGGCTGCCAGCCAGTCCGGGTATCAGGGCTCTATATCTACCCTTCTTGCGGCCGCAGAGACCAATACAGATGCTGCATATCAGCAAATACCTGGGATCACCGAACAGGCCATTCGCGCCGTGCAGGAGGCTGTTAAAGACGCAAATGCAGTGTCTTATCAGCGGGTCTACGAGATTGCAGTTGTCTTCGGTGGCCTGGCCATTCTTACAGCCCTAACCACGCGAGACATCGACAAGAAAAGGAAGACGAACGAAACTGCCGTTCAGCTGGAGAACCAAACTGAGCCCGTGAAGGCTGCTGTTTAA
- a CDS encoding phosphotransferase family protein (COG:I;~EggNog:ENOG410PHRI;~InterPro:IPR011009,IPR002575,IPR041726;~PFAM:PF01636) has translation MRKKPPGKLLSKSAHKVEREYRILNALARTDIPVPKVYCLCEDEGVVGTPFYIMEFLDGRIFEDPTFPGVSAGERRALWREAMVTLARFHRIDPGAVGLAGYGKAGGFYNRQLDTWRNLNNAQGEVLDKETNEAVGRVPGTEDLLRFFSDPDCQPRDRVSLIHGDFKIDNIVYHKTEPRIIGILDWEMSTVGHPFADIANVVHPWTVNAISPTAAQDLYLPSVASHIDGLPSVAQCLAWYRSEAGWDPAPELKWAEAFCLFRLSIIYQGIAARYAARQATSPEARKLGRAMYPSAGLAKQLIGDIKLRKAGSARL, from the exons ATGCGCAAGAAGCCACCAGGCAAACTGCTGTCGAAGAGCGCGCACAAGGTCGAGCGTGAGTATCGCATTCTCAATGCCCTAGCAAGGACAGATATTCCAGTCCCGAAGGTCTATTGCCTTTGCGAGGATGAGGGCGTTGTTGGCACCCCGTTCTATATCATGGAGTTCTTGGATGGACGCATTTTCGAAGACCCGACGTTCCCTGGAGTTTCTGCTGGGGAGAGGAGAGCTTT ATGGCGTGAAGCCATGGTCACCCTGGCTAGATTCCACCGTATTGAtcctggggctgttgggctCGCAGGCTATGGGAAAGCAGGGGGATTCTACAATCGCCAACTCGACACGTGGAGAAACCTCAACAATGCCCAAGGCGAAGTGCTTGACAAGGAGACGAATGAAGCGGTCGGCCGAGTTCCAGGGACTGAAGACTTGCTTCGATTCTTCTCTGATCCAGATTGCCAGCCCAGAGATCGAGTTAGTCTCATCCACGGGGACTTTAAGATCGACAACATTGTCTACCACAAGACTGAACCAAGAATCATCGGAATCTTAGA TTGGGAGATGTCGACTGTCGGCCATCCTTTTGCTGATATCGCCAACGTTGTGCATCCATGGACCGTCAATGCGATCTCACCCACCGCTGCTCAGGACCTGTATCTCCCATCTGTTGCCAGCCATATAGATGGGCTGCCATCCGTGGCCCAGTGCCTTGCCTGGTACAGAAGCGAAGCTGGATGGGACCCAGCACCAGAGCTGAAATGGGCAGAAGCCTTCTGTCTCTTCCGATTGAGTATCATCTACCAGGGCATTGCAGCCAGATATGCCGCGAGACAGGCCACGAGTCCTGAAGCGCGCAAGCTTGGTCGAGCAATGTATCCATCTGCTGGGCTGGCAAAGCAGCTTATTGGAGATATTAAACTACGGAAAGCAGGTAGCGCACGATTGTAG
- a CDS encoding SDR family oxidoreductase (COG:S;~EggNog:ENOG410PITJ;~InterPro:IPR036291): MAHALVFGASGITGWGVVNALLSDYPSADAFERVTALTNRPLSVEDSQWPASKKLSAVSGLDLLSGDQASLEESIRQRVPNIESVTHLYFFAYLFNPDPEKEIQINVDLLRRAVTAVDNLSTKLSVVVIPTGVKTYGVHLIDKFPFGDKLPLKETLPPIPEPFKSQLFYYPQIDLLQRLSADKPWTFIDVIPDIVVGFVPNNNAYCLAQWLALYLSLVAEIHGKGTEVAFPGNSKSWTIKSNDSSQDIIGRFTVYASLHPENTGGQRYNVADNAQWSTWSAKWPIICEYFGLRGVPPPAQGSGPNPSAYVQENSEKWFEMEKKYGLKSGRVGNDRSLTVVPNFLMGQFDFDREIDATKMHEAWGAAKEEIDIQGGWHTAFDRFRAARIIP, translated from the exons ATGGCTCACGCACTGGTCTTTGGCGCCTCCGGAATCACCGGCTGGGGCGTCGTTAACGCCTTGTTGAGCGACTATCCATCCGCGGATGCCTTCGAGCGTGTCACTGCCTTGACCAACAGACCTCTCTCGGTGGAGGACTCGCAGTGGCCTgcgtcgaagaagctgtCGGCCGTCTCTGGGCTGGATCTCTTGTCGGGCGACCAGGCTTCTTTGGAGGAATCCATTCGCCAGCGCGTCCCGAATATTGAATCCGTCACACACCTCTATTTCTTCGCATACCTTTTTAACCCCGACCccgagaaggagattcagATCAACGTCGACCTGCTGAGGAGGGCTGTGACCGCAGTAGACAATCTGAGCACCAAGCTGTCCGTGGTCGTTATCCCCACTGGAGTAAAG ACTTATGGAGTCCATCTTATAGACAAATTCCCGTTCGGAGACAAGCTGCCCCTGAAAGAGACTCTGCCGCCTATTCCTGAGCCGTTCAAGTCGCAGCTTTTCTACTACCCCCAGATCGACCTGCTGCAACGGTTGTCCGCCGATAAGCCCTGGACGTTCATCGATGTCATTCCTGACATTGTGGTGGGCTTCGTCCCGAATAATAATGCTTACTGCCTGGCGCAATGGCTGGCTTTGTATCTCAGTCTCGTCGCTGAAATCCACGGCAAGGGAACTGAGGTAGCCTTCCCCGGCAATAGCAAGAGCTGGACCATCAAGAGCAACGACAGCAGTCAGGATATCATTGGCCGGTTCACCGTGTATGCCAGTCTACATCCAGAGAATACAGGGGGCCAGAGATACAATGTCGCCGACAACGCCCAATGGTCGACCTGGTCCGCCAAATGGCCCATTATCTGCGAGTACTTTGGCCTGCGAGGTGTGCCGCCGCCTGCCCAGGGGTCTGGACCGAACCCCAGTGCATACGTACAGGAGAACAGCGAGAAATGGTTTGAAATGGAGAAGAAATACGGACTGAAGAGTGGCAGGGTGGGAAATGACCGCAGCTTGACTGTTGTGCCCAACTTCCTCATGGGCCAGTTTGACTTTGACCGGGAGATCGATGCCACCAAGATGCACGAGGCATGGGGcgctgcaaaggaggagatAGACATCCAGGGGGGCTGGCATACGGCCTTTGATCGATTCCGTGCAGCCAGAATTATTCCTTAG